TGCGTCGTTACTTAGAAAAGCGTGAGGCTGCTCAAGCAATAGCTACTGCCCTGCCAAATGGCGAGGTACAACTTGAAGAGACCAAACCTGCGGAGGTAAAAGAGCTTTGACTCACCCAATTTTAGAAGCCCAAGGTATTTTCAAGACTTATTTGCCTAAAGGGCGAGAGCCTATTGCAATTCTAAAAGGTGTTTCACTCTCCGTAGGCGAAAATGAAATCATCACTATCGTCGGCGCATCAGGCAGCGGCAAGACCACGCTGCTCAACATCTTAGGCACACTCGACTTTCCCGACAGTGGTGAAATACGCTTTCAAGGCAAGACCATCACCAGCGGCACACGCACTTTGCTTTCAGCTGATGAACTTGCAGCGTTTCGCAACCGCAACATCGGCTTTGTGTTCCAGTTTCATCATTTGCTTGAAGATTTCACCGCACTCGAAAACGTTGCCATGCCGCAATTTATCGCTACCGGCGACCTCAAGCGCGCAAAAGCACATGCTGAAGATCTCCTTGCCAGTGTAGGTCTTAAAGACCGCTTGCATCACTTGCCGTCAGAACTTTCAGGGGGAGAACAGCAGCGTGTTGCGGTTGCACGTGCGCTCATCAATCAACCGCCGCTCGTGCTTGCCGATGAACCCTCAGGTAACTTGGACTCACACAACAGTGACAAACTCTATGAGCTTATTGCACGACTCTCACGTGAGAGTCGCACATCGTTTGTTATCGTCACGCATAATGCTCGCTACGCTTCACTTTCCGACCGATGCTTGCAAATGAAAGACGGTGTGCTCGATGTCTTTTCCAGCAACGTGACCGTGAGCTAACAAAAGTCACTTGATTTTGATTTTGTGCTTCTTGCTTTGTAAGTTCCGAAAAACTTTGATAATGAGATCACAATAACTTTATCTACCTGTCTATGCAGCGTCTTCTACTCGCCGTTCTACTTTTCACTTTTTCTTTAACCTATCTGAGTTGCACACCGGAGCGAACCTTCCCAACTGAAGGCGGTGAGCCCGGCACAGGCACGCTTGGCAGTTTTGATGCCAGCCGATATGTCGCTATTGGCAACAGCATCACTGCAGGATTTCTTTCTAATTCACTCTATGAGGCTGGTCAAGTCAATAGTTATCCTGCACTCATTGCGCGTCAGGCACATGGCAAGAGTGAAAATGGCATCGGTCAATCTAAGTTCCAGATGCCGATTATCGCAGAGCCCGGCTTCGGGGCGGCTGTTAGCGTTGGCACGAACACCGTTCTTGCCAGTGGCAGAATTGAACTTGGTGGATTTAGTAGCACGGGTACGCCTATCACTTTCACGAACACCTCACCGACTGGCAATGGTCAGCCACCACCCAACAATCCCGCTTTTCGCAATGCGACGCTTGCTCGCCCGTACAACAATCTTGGCATTCCTGGCATCGTGATGGGTGATGCCACGCTTGCCATCACCAGTGCCAATAGCGTCTCGCGTAGCCCGTTTATTGATATCATGCTGCGCAATCCGCTTTTAGGTAACCGCTCTCCAGTGCAACAAGCAGCAGCGCTGCTTGCCCCGCAGCAAGGCGATAAACTCGTTACATTCTGGCTCGGCAATAATGATGTGTTAGGATATGCCACTAGTGGCGGTGTCAGTCCTGCTGCACCTACACCCACTGCAACTTTTACCTTGCTCTACAACCGCGCACTTGATAGTTTGCGCCGTATTCCCAATACGAAAATCATCGTCGCCAACATTCCTGATGTTACAGCGATTCCTTTTACCACCACCTTGGGTCCGCTCCTACGCACGCTGCTGACCGTGAATAGAATTCCAGGCATTTTTTATCAACGTGGCGGCACCGTTCCAGCTAATCCTGCAATTGGCGTACCGACCCAACTTGCTACAACCGACATTGGCAATCCGACGCGTGCGCTCATTTTGCTTACAGGTTCAGCTGCCATTCAGCAGATTGGCGCTACAAATGGTGTGTTTGCGCGTAGCTATTGGGTGAATATCTTGGCGACAGCAAACCCAGCCATTCGCACTTTGCCTGCCGCGCAGCAAGACACAATTATTCGCCAGACGCTTAACATTGTCACCACGGCACCTTTTGCACTCTCACCGCAAAATCCACTGCCTAACCAGTTTATTTTGGATGATGGCGAAATAGCAGTGGCACGTCAAGCTATTCAAGAATTCAATAATGCTATTCGCGCGCAGGTCGGTCAAGGTGGTGTTGTCGGTCTTGTAGACATCAACGGCATTTTTAACAACATTGTGCGCAATGGTGGCATTGAAGTCGATGGAGAATGGCTGAAGACAGATCTAGCAACCGGTGGGCTTTTCTCCATGGATGGTGTTCATCCTTCGCCCAAAGCGCATGGCATTGTCGCTAATGAATTCATCCGCATCATTAATCGCGAGTTTAATGCTAACATTCCACTTGTGATTGTCAGAGATCTTCCGAATGGGATTGTTCAAGCTGGTCGCTCTACTTCTGCTGCGATTGACTTCTCAAACCCTGAAAGTTTGAAGTTCATCGATCCAAAAGTCTATGAAACTGCCGCTAGACACTGTGGGGCATTTCGTGATTATCCTTTGTTCTGAGCAGCTTAGTCTGCAAAGTCTTAACCACATGCATCGTCGTGTCTGACCTTCTATCAACACCAACAGCCGAGTTTTTGCTCGGCTTTTTTTGTTAGCTCGTG
The genomic region above belongs to [Chlorobium] sp. 445 and contains:
- a CDS encoding lipoprotein-releasing system ATP-binding protein LolD; its protein translation is MLEAQGIFKTYLPKGREPIAILKGVSLSVGENEIITIVGASGSGKTTLLNILGTLDFPDSGEIRFQGKTITSGTRTLLSADELAAFRNRNIGFVFQFHHLLEDFTALENVAMPQFIATGDLKRAKAHAEDLLASVGLKDRLHHLPSELSGGEQQRVAVARALINQPPLVLADEPSGNLDSHNSDKLYELIARLSRESRTSFVIVTHNARYASLSDRCLQMKDGVLDVFSSNVTVS